The genomic window ATGCTTTCGGTAACACCGTGGGCAATAAGTGCACCTGTTGCGATGACCGCTTGAACCAAACCACGGTTAATCATTTCACAAATAATCATACCTTGTTTTGCCACGGTCATAGCTCCTGAAAGAGTAAGAACAACACTGCAATCCTCATCACGAAACATTTGCAATAATACTTCGAATGCTTCTCCTAATGTTCTTCCAGTGAAAGCAGTCTTTCTCATTGCTTTGATGAGGTCACTAAACCGATGTATTTTAGACAAATCCAGACTTTCAAGAGGCATAAGGCCATCTTCGCGACCATCATGTAATTCACGATGCATGGCTACTCTCCTATTATCTGCATTGTATTTAGAGTATTATAAACAGAAATCGAATAACAAAGGAAGGTATAGCCTAAGAGAATACTCTCCCTTTGCTTGTTTTGTAACGTTATTCCTGCTCTATTTAGAGAAAAAAACACCCTATCTATTTTGGCAGGAATTATCTGTCCCAAGCATCCAGAAAAAATTATTTGTTTGCCATTGCAAAGGACTCAATTTTGTGAATTGACGACGGTATCTCTTCTTCAATGGGAAACCGAGGCAACTCACGGATTGTAACATCTCCGAGATCTAATTCTTCTTGGATATAACGGAACACAATCCGTGGGTCTGTCTTTCCACAAGTAAAGATGTCCATAGCGATGAGCCCTAAATCTGCATAGGTATGAGCAGAGCAATGGCTTTCATCTAACATGACCAAGGCGGCAAATCCGGGGGGGGAATCACTCCCAAATTTGTAACGAACTTGCGAAATTACAGTCGCGCCGGCTCGTTCCGCAGCACGAGCCATCACGTTCAACACCAGCTTGTCATTTAAGCATAGGTCGCGCGACACATTCCGACAATCGATAATAAGATGCATGCCCTTGTGCAATTCATAAACCCTCCTATAGGTTTATTGTTTTTAGTTGGTACCGCGTTGCCGCCTTACGCTGGTCGCCTCACTAAGGAGCTTAGGGCTTGGGGTCGGCTTGTGCCGCCTCCATATCACACGGAGATATGCAGGCTATATATTTTAAATTGGTAGAATGTTACAAAATTTAATACGAAAAATCAAGTTAAAAGTTACAAAAATTTTAAATTTTTTTTAAAAACAGTCATATTTATGAAAGCCTCTATTTATGAGGCTTTCATAAATATACAGTTTTAGTTATTTTTTTGTTACAAAAATTTTTTTGTTACAAAAACAAATTCTTAATAAAAAAAATAAAAGAAATTTTTCAAAAAATATTTAAAATGTATTTTTTCAAAAAAATAAAATGTACTTTTTATTGGAAATGTTAATCTTATTTTAGATGTTTATTTAGCCATTGAAATGCTTCTTCTTGCATTTCGCGGTTAAATTCATGAGGGACATTCCATATTTTTGTATGCAAGTTTTCTGGTGTTCCTTGAGTCTGCCAGACATTCCCCATAATCTTATATGCTTCTTCTACACCTTCTAATGGAAATAAAATATCTTTTGTGCCGTTGAAGAACAACATTGGTTTCGGACATGCTAAACTGGCAACATCGGGTATGTCCAGATACAAATACAGATTTGGTGCTAACATTGAATATGCGGATTGCCCTCGTGTCTGATTATTGTCAGGTACCATCAATGATGGTGTGGTAGCCATCCAGCAAATAGCACAGCCTGCTTTAATGTTATCCGATAATGCACTTAGCATCCATGTGCGATGTGCTCCCATGGAAAGTCCTATTGCACCTATATGTTCACCATCAACCTCTGGTAGACTTTTCAAAAACTCCACAGAACGAATATCATCCCATGTTATAATCCCCAACCATGATGTTCCTAAATGAAATATGTTTGACCCTAATTGTTGTTGATGTTCATACTGACTACCTTCACATTCCTGACGTGCACCCCAAAATAGGGCATCAATTGCGAGAACAATATAGCCTTGCTTTGCAAGTTCATCACCGATAAATCTACCACCATAATATTTATTTACCCAATCTGTTGCATCATCAACTACCTCATCACGTTCCGCTATAGGCTGGACGACCTTTTCTTTACCGATACTAAAATGTGCACCGTGGTCATGCAAGCACACGACCGCAGGGAAAGGAGGTGTCCCTTTCGGGATTAGCAAATAGGCTGGTATACGTTCCCATTCAGATATGTTCATAATCAGTTTCCGTGCAACATAAGATTTTCGATCTTCCTCTATAATTAATTCGGGTCTGAACAAGGTAAACGGTGGTGGAGAACCGAGACATTCAAAAACCTTCTTACGACCTTCCTTCTTCCAATCTTCGAAATTAGTAAATTTCCCCTGTTCATAACGAAAAGAAGGCACATAATTTTTTAGCCAATCTGCCGTAAATTTAGGAAGTGTTTTTTCGATAGAACAATTTTTGCCTGTCTCTATATTTGTTTCTGTTTTCGGTAATGTCATACGCATCAAGATTGTCCGTAATTCAGGGTGTGAAATATTCAAAACACGCTCTGCGTCCCTGTGTTTCAGGTAATAATTCAGAACACTTGCAAAGAAAACTACTCCTTCGGGAGGCAAGACATCTGTGCAGGAGATATTTCCCTCTGTATAATCTCTTGAATAATCGCGTTCCTCAAACGTTTTGTATATTTCTTCTAAATTTTTTCCTGCTTCTACCTTACCTGTTGCATATTCCCATGGTCCTAAACTGTTCAAGACACATTGGTTCCGTATTAAACCTGCAACCCGTGCCTGTAAAACAGTTTCAATTCTATCTAAACAAAGGTCAAAATAAGGGGACTTTTCCTTTAACACGGAACAAGCATCTACCAATTGCTGGGCATGTTCAATCCCTTGTCCAATGAATGTAAGTGGTGAACGTGGATGGGGATAACGCCAACCACCTACAGGGTCGCCACTTTCCGCAATAAACTTTGC from Candidatus Hydrogenedens sp. includes these protein-coding regions:
- the speD gene encoding adenosylmethionine decarboxylase, whose translation is MHLIIDCRNVSRDLCLNDKLVLNVMARAAERAGATVISQVRYKFGSDSPPGFAALVMLDESHCSAHTYADLGLIAMDIFTCGKTDPRIVFRYIQEELDLGDVTIRELPRFPIEEEIPSSIHKIESFAMANK